The genome window AGCGATTTTGCACCTTGTAAAAGGCTGTGACGTAACTGTTCAAACTGTTTTCTATTTACATTTCTAGCGTATAGTTTTGCCTTTGTATATTAAAGTGGAGAAatgtgggacaccttttagtctattttttgtcccatttggtactaaacaaagaacattcgaagaattatagaATGGTATTATCACCACTCCCTTGAAccagtaattgtttaaaacgcgatcaggatatttggatatcatgtgctaatggtgtcccgtcttaccccaccctactatatgtgtaaaCGATAATACTGATATTTCACTATATCTTAAGGGAATTTCAAATTTGTGTATTTAGTTTCAACACACCATCATAGAATCTACTTTCTCTATTATTGGCTGACAAATAAGCAtaccaaaaatttaaattttgagggcgtttttattttattttgttgcatttGACAAAACACTGAAAGCAAGCAATAATAAATAGGCTGCTACAAGAAAAGGGCAATAGagcaacaaaaaacatttatagtTACAACAAAGATAAAATTGAAGACGGTCTTTTAATACTATAGGTATATATTGATTCTTTGGTATAAGTTTCGGTTCCCGGagaaaacatgtaaaaaaagtttgtgaaaAAATGGCACTCTAAGCAGCACAGGTGTAAACACAATAATGCCAATAATTAGTCGGCCTTGTACAAAATACGAGGGAAACATTTCAATACACACACCAAATTGTAAatctacaaaataaattaaaagaaacagTGTTTGCggatttaaaacaaagggcagtataaataagttagcgGTCAACGCTGAAAACGAACATTAGAGGCCCGAAATTTTGTAAGTGGCAAAGAAACGAATGCTGGACACGAACTGGACATGGTAAACAAATTTGGTGGCACAGTTAcagtgaaaaaaatgattttgtaaaaaaaactaatccAACAATATCCTCATAACCATTGCTAGCGTTTCACTGTCGCTTAAATTAACGACTATGTCCGTTCCCTTTGATCGACCATTCACCTGCTCTTTCCCCCGCAGCACAAGTTTGCCGTTTTTCTTCATTGGTTTCttacttataaataaataacgtGATCCAATTATCAAGTTATGTGGGCAAGTGCATGGCTTGGCTTCAGCCTTCGCAGAATTTGTCTTTGAATTCTTtgatatttgaattttcttttttttgcccAACACCTGGGTGACGTTACCGAGTGTCCATGTTGTtcttttctttgattttttcacACCAGTAACTGTAGCTACAGTAACGGACATTCCCGTTTTCTTAAATTTCCCCGCTGCTTCAAGAACAACATCCTCAGTAATGAGACAACCTAAACAAAAGAACTCGTTTAACCATTTAATCCAAATTAGAAACCGTATTTCGTAAACACAGTGCTCTTAAACTTACGTAATTCAATCCGTTGTTTAGTTGCATCCGGGCATTCCAGCTCAGTAATTTCTATCCCGTTGATGCATTCGTGCGTTCGGTTGTTGTACGGTTGGCTGTCACAGCAACTGTGGGGAAAAATGGTTAGCGTTTCTATATGAAtgtatatgttattgttaaataGCATTTATATGAGGTAATGCtggcaatgggccaactccgGCCTACATCCTAAGTTAGGCCTACCTGACAGGCAACCTTTATACCGATTTagaatagatatatatataaacatacagaTATAGTTTACAAATTCTGCCATGTGTATACCTGCCACCGTGGTTTTCGCTTGCTGCATCGGACGGGACATCATTTCTGCAACATACTTGAGTTTCTGGATCATAGACGTTGGTACCGTACTGACAACACTTCTTGTTTTCGCTCAGTGCACCACTGTGGAAAACGTGGGATCCACAACATAGATCGGTGCGAGTATTGTAAACGACATGGTCGTCCCCCTTACCACAGACCGCTTGCCAACTACTTAAATGCTGTAGCCCCCACAGGTCAATACAATGCTGTAAGTATAAGACGGTAAAAGTTAGATACTATGTCATGATTGCAGTATAAGAcctaaatgcatttaaaatatatttaccatgttgTTTCCTGATGTGTATGGGATCAACGCTTCGGTTCTGTCCCTGCACAGCGAATCGAAGCTCGGATCTGGGTTTGTAATAATTGTTCCGGTCTCGTGGTGGCAGAGCTGAGCGCCCTTCACGTATAAGTCTATAACGCAGCATCCGTTCAGCAGAGAATTGTAAGGCTGGTCTTGGCAATATTTGATGGTGCCTGTATATGTAATTTGCATTAACAAAAGagttcttttttaatttaaataaactatgcGAAAAATGACTTACGCCTGCTGACGACTTCCAAGTCGGAATTACACTCTTGACGTGTTTGGTCGTAGGGCCGATCGTTGCAACATTTTCCATTGCTGATATTGTAAAGACGCACACCGGTGTCGGTCTCCGAAGAATTGCAAcatgtttgatttaaaatgtcGTACGTCTGACCCCCGCAACAGCGGATAGAGTCGTCGGTTAAGTAGTCATGGTTGCAACACTGTCCGTTGGGAACTGTAAAAAGGCAAGTTTTAAACTTGATAAAATTATACCATCTTAAGCAGCGTAGATCctgtttatgttaaaacttacCTTTGTCGTAAACTCTAGCCGTTGTTATGTTGGTCTTGCAACAAACTTGGCTATTTACATTGTATGGCAACAGCACACCACACATAGTTTCATCTGGGTTCGTTTTTTCGCGAATTCTGCCGTTATCGCAAACTTGGTTCTCACTTTCACTGAATGTCCGCCCGGATCCTAcagtaaaacattaattttatgttgcgaacattaaattaaaatacaaataaacataatacagTACCTGGACAACACCGGTGGTCCGGTAGAATAGGCTGTGGGGTCCAGCCGCCTGTTCCAGAGTTTTGACAACAGGTGTAGTTTCTATGCATGCGAGACCTTCCATGACCATTGCATATCTTTCGAATTCTTCCGCCATAACAGGTCCAAGATAACcctgcaataaaaaaatgttcagtttaaaatatttaaatctgtcATTTGTTATATCTCCGcactgaaataaaatactcaataaaacaaaaggcCCCGTCGACCAATGAGAGCAGAGTCGTTATGTTGTGGGATACCGACAGAGCACATGTTTAGGGGGATCCCATATGCGCTCATAGCAACACCGTAAACAAACGTATGTTTTCTTCGGCGCATTTGAGAATCCGCATTTGCAACCAGTAACTATGTTTATTGCCTACTTAATAACATGCATATATACATAAAGAACATCATGTTATATACcagcatttaaataaaataaaattataacaaaataatatttttaaatgatactctaaaaataaaatttacatttaccAATAAATAAAGCATATGCACTTATCTGgaacaataatatttacttaACTTAAAAAATGCAGTCTCCATTTTTATCGTAACCGGCTTACCGGTGTTTAATTACGTAGGCAAACTGTGCACACACGTATTTAATATCAATGCCAAGTTCGGTAGCATAGAGTGTATTACAttatatagaacagaatataagttaaaataacttacCGACGATTAATATAACGGCAATGGCAATTAACTTGCACATTTTGCTTTCGTGATAAATGCTATTCTTTTCttgaatattataatattcgTATTAAATTCACTTGTATTCTTATTGCTGCTGTTGCTAGAAGCGTCTTTAATGTGTATCTTAAAAAATCCGAGTCTGCTATATAAACCTTCATAACTTCTTCTTCTTGGTGATTTCCATTGGTGACGCAATGTTGGCCggtttctatttattttttgccaCCCACACAAATTAGCGAGGGGCAAGCGAACGATCGAATCCTGATTTTTTCCTAAGATCTATCGCGCATAGTTTCGTGTTTCTGTTGCAAGACCGAGAGAGGCACTTGAAGAAGAACGCGTGCCCACAGTCTAAAACCAGCCATGTGTGTCAGTTCGTTTTGCTGTTCAGCCGGCGGTCAtctttataacaaaaacaaaggtAAGACTCGTTTTTATTGctgatttaaactaaattaacaACCATTCAGACGGTTAATTTacacggtttataattcttaacaTAAATACCAAATTGCCGCGCATAAAATGCGGTATACGCGTAAGAGTTCATAGGATTTTCCAAAAAACATAATCTGCATGGAAAAGGCCCCAAAAATTATTCgaaatttttttctgtttattattAGGTAAAATGCCCAATTTTTAGTGGGTATTATAGCTTTGTGTTTCTATATCaccaagaaaataaaaataaggtaaCTAATCCATAGCCCATAGGTTTGGGCGATTGTTTGGCAAGTTATTATgagtatattttttatacctgGATCAGTGTTATAAAAATAGATATGAGTATTGTAGAAATGTAGATAGTTACAAAATTGATGTTAACAAATCTGCACAAACCAAATGCGCAATTTGGATTACaattacaaacatattttaaattaaatttgcgatatatatctattatctatatatatatattaatatatacaataagtTTCGCCCACGTAAACTTTCACATTCTTTTGCAATGTTTAGGTTTCATATACATAGCCCATACATGGTGAAAATCTACCGGCTTGGGCGAGCtgtatcatattacaattatGTCTTCTGTCGTCAATGAAAAAGGTGAGAATGTTACATATGTGAAATACCATACAATGGAGTCTAAAGCTGGAATACACAACAGTtgtgaaatgtttttaagCCCCCACAAATGGAAATCCTGTCAACTATGT of Ciona intestinalis unplaced genomic scaffold, KH HT001095.1, whole genome shotgun sequence contains these proteins:
- the LOC100180141 gene encoding uncharacterized protein LOC100180141, which encodes MCKLIAIAVILIVGLSWTCYGGRIRKICNGHGRSRMHRNYTCCQNSGTGGWTPQPILPDHRCCPGSGRTFSESENQVCDNGRIREKTNPDETMCGVLLPYNVNSQVCCKTNITTARVYDKVPNGQCCNHDYLTDDSIRCCGGQTYDILNQTCCNSSETDTGVRLYNISNGKCCNDRPYDQTRQECNSDLEVVSRRTIKYCQDQPYNSLLNGCCVIDLYVKGAQLCHHETGTIITNPDPSFDSLCRDRTEALIPYTSGNNMHCIDLWGLQHLSSWQAVCGKGDDHVVYNTRTDLCCGSHVFHSGALSENKKCCQYGTNVYDPETQVCCRNDVPSDAASENHGGSCCDSQPYNNRTHECINGIEITELECPDATKQRIELRCLITEDVVLEAAGKFKKTGMSVTVATVTGVKKSKKRTTWTLGNVTQVLGKKKKIQISKNSKTNSAKAEAKPCTCPHNLIIGSRYLFISKKPMKKNGKLVLRGKEQVNGRSKGTDIVVNLSDSETLAMVMRILLD